The DNA region GTTCTTCGCCAGCGGCAGCACCGCGACTTTGATCGGCGCCAGCTCGGGATGCAGCCTGAGGACGACGCGCTTTTCGCCGCGCACCTCTTCTTCCGTGTAGGCGTCCATCAGAAAAGCGAGCACCTTGCGATCAACGCCCGCCGACGGCTCGATGACAAAAGGAAAGACGTGCTGATTCGACTCGTGATCGAAGTAGGTCAGGTCGGCCGTCGAGTCCGGGTTGAGCCGCTTGCCTTCGTCATTGACCGGCTTCTTCGAGTGCGCTTTCAAATCAAAGTCGGTGCGATTGGCGATGCCTTCGAGCTCGTCCCACTGCTTCTGTTCGTCCTCGCGCTCGGGGAAGAAGCGGTACTGCAAATCGACACAGCCCTTGGCATAGTGCGCCAGCTCGTCTTTCGTCTGGTAATACTTGCGCAGGTTCTGCGGATTCATGCCGAGCTCAAGGTGCCAGTTATAGCGGTCTTCGACCCAGCGCTCGTGCCACTCTTCGTCGGTCATCTCGCCGGGCTTGAGCACCTGCGGCGGCTTGACGAAGAACTCGATCTCCATCTGCTCAAACTCGCGTGTGCGAAAGATGAAGTTTCCCGGCGTGATCTCGTTGCGGAACGCCTTGCCGATTTGCGCGACGCCGAACGGCAGCTTGCGGTTCGTGGTGTCGAGGACGTTTTTGAAATTGACGAAGATGCCCTGCGCGGTTTCCGGCCTCAGGTAAGCCAGCCCCGATTCGTCTTCGACCGCGCCGACGGTGGTGCGGAACATGAGATTGAACTGGCGCGGCTCGGTCAGGTCGGTTGAGCCGCAGTTCGGGCACTTATCGCCTTCGAGCTTGTCGGCGCGCAGCCGCGACTTGCATTTGCGACAGTCCACCAGCGGATCGGAGAAGGTCGCCTCGTGGCCTGAGTATTTCCAGACCAGTCGGTTCATCAACAAGCCGGCGTCGAGGCCGACCATATCGTCACGCTCATAGACCACAGAGCGCCACCAGGCGCGCTTGATGTTATTCTTCAATTCGACGCCGAGCGGCCCGTAGTCCCAGACCGAGCCGAGGCCGCCATAAATCTCGCTCGATTGAAAGGCGAAGCCACGCCGCTTGGCTAAACTGGTAATCGTTTCGATATCTGCCATATGAAAGTTCTCTCAGTCGAAAAAATACTCCTCGGTTGAATCCACAACTATACATCATCAACCGCGGCGATTAAAAGTTGGGGCGATATTCTCGGAGATTAACCGCCAAGACGCCAAGGACACCAAGAGAAAGCTGCACGTCTTTAGCAGGGGCTTGGCGCTCTTGGCGTCTTGGCGGTTGATCCCCTGTCTCTGAACCGAGTATGAATAGACTCTGGATTCGCTTCCGGGACTTGCCGAAGAGAGAAATGAAACCACAAAAAAAAAGACTTGAGCCTGACGCAGCGTCAGGGTTTACGATGGACGAGTGAAAGGAGGCCGAGGCGGTGAGCAACAAAGTCGCAGGCTGGTACAGGGCGAGCGAGTTTGCCGAATTGACGGGTGTGACGGTGCGCGCCTTGCACCATTACGACCGCCTCGGCTTGCTGCGCCCGGCGCGGCGCACACGCGCCGGTTATCGCCTGTACGCCGACCACGACGTGGCGCGGCTGGAACAGATCGTCGCCTTGAAGTTCATCGGCCTGTCGCTGAAAGAGATCAAGACGGTGCTGGAAGGCGAGGCGCTCGACCTGGCGACGACCTTGCGCTTGCAGCGCGAGATCATCAGCCGCAAGCGCGGCGCGCTCGACCGCGCCATTGCGGCCATCGAGCGCGCCGAGCGCATGATCGGCGCGCAAGGCGAAGCCCCGCTCGACGCCTTCAAACAAATCATTGAGGTGATCAATATGGAAAACGACACGAACTGGATGATGCAGTATTACTCGGAAGCGGCACGCAAGAAGATCGAAGAGCGCGCCAAAGATTGGACCCCCGAAAAACAAGCGAAAGCTCAGGCCGACTGGGCGGCGCTGTTCAAAGACGTCGAAGCGGCAATGGCCGAAGGCGTAGACCCTGCGAGCGAGCGCGCACAGCAGTTGGCGACGCGCTGGGACGACCTGATTCGCGGCTTCACCGGCGGCGACCCCGAGGTCACGGCGGGCCTGAAACGGCTCTACTCGGATCGGGCCAACTGGCCGACGACGTTCGAGCAGCCGTTCCGCAACGACCATGCCGCCTTCGTCAATCAGGCGAGGGCGCACCGCCAGAAAGAGAGCTGATCTTCATTTGGAGTGCGGCGACCAGTCGCCGCCTGTGCCTGAGCATCGCATCATCGCGCTGACAAGTCGGCGCTTAGGAGTGCGGCGACTGGTCACCGCACTCCAAAAATCCCGCTCAGTTTACCGTCAAGATGAATGGCGCTGACGCGACGCCGCCGGGGTTCATGACTTTGACTTCGTGCGTGCCTGTGGCCAGCGTCAGGCGCTTGACCACGAAGCTGTTATCGTTCGGATTGGCCGCCGTCTGCAAACCATCTATCATTAGCACCGCCGCCGCGTTAAAGCGTTCGCCGAAAACCATCAGCTTCTTGCCGCCTTTGTACTTGACGCTGCTAATGGCCGGGATGGTCGCCGGGTCGGTTACCTTGATCGTCAGGTTGCCATTGACGCTGCGACTGTCCGGGTCACGCACAGTAATCCCCACCGCAAAGCTGCCCGCCGCCGTCGGCGTGCCGGAGATCAAACCGCTCGCGCCGTTCAACGCCAATCCCGCCGGCAGAGCGCCCGCCGTGATCGCCCACGTATAAGGCTGGCGGCCACCGGCGGCGGCAGGCTGATAGCTGAACGCCTGGCCGACGGAAGCTTCAATGAGCGTCGCAAGCTGCATGGTCAACTGCGGCGCGCTGATCGTAAGCGTGAACGGCTTGCGCGCCGTGTGCGCGTCGGCGTCGCTGACGGCCAGCGTGATGTTGAAGGTGCCCGACACGCTCGGCATGCCGCTGATTGCGCCGCTCGCGGCGTTGAGCGCGAGGCCCGCGGGCAAGCTGCCTTCTGCCATAGACCAGACGTAAGGCGGTTTGCCGCCGACGGCGGCGAGCGGCTGGCTATAGGCCACGCCCTGCTGACCCGCCGCCAGTTGCGCCGTCGTCATTTCGAGCGCCGGCACAGGCGGCGGCAGCACGGTGATCGTCATCACTCGCTCGTCGTGGCGTGATTGCGCGTCGCTGACCGCGACGGTGCAGGTCGCAGCCCCGCTCGCCACCGCCACGCCGGCAAGCAGGCCGCTTTCGCGGTTCAAGGTCAGACCTTGCGGCAGCGCGCCCGCCGTCACTGTCCAGGTGTAAGGCGACGAGCCGCCGGTTGCCGCAAGCGGCATCGTGAAGGCCTGCCCCTGCACAGCTTCAGCCGACGCGGCACCGGTGATCTTCAAAGGCGGCACGCCATCGCCGACCGTGATGCGGACGTTCGTTGACATCTGCCCGAACCATCCCTGGCCGTCCTGATAAAGCTGCCACTGAAAATCGTAGACGCCCGACGTGCGCGGCGCGAAGGCGATAAAGCGCGCTTCTAACGATTCGCCCGGCGCAATCGGGTTGCCGAAGATCGGCACGATGTTGCCGCCCCACAAGGCGTTATCCGTCGGATTTTGCGAGCGGACGTACAGGCCGCTGGTGCCCCAGGCTTGCGCGCCGCTGTTGAGGAAACGAATGACTACGGGGAAGTTCTGACCGGGCTCCAGCTTCGTCGGCACTTCTTGAGAATCGAACGTCGAATTCAAACTTGAAGAAGCGCGCGTGATGGTGATGCCAAAATCTTTTTGCGAGGTGGCGTTCACGGCGTCTGTGACCTGCACCGTAAAGACGTAAGTGCCTTCGCCGGTCGGCGTGCCGCCGACGAATCCCGACGCGTTGAAAGCGAACCCCGGCGGCAACGCCCCCGCGTCGGCAAGCGACCAGCGATAAGGCGGCGTGCCGCCCGATGCGACTAGCGATTGCGAATAGACGTGATCGATGAAGCCGAATTGCAATGGCGAGGTGGTGATGATCGTCAGCGGCCCCGGCCCTGCGCCCGCCGCCGGGTACATGAAAAGAATGCCGTTCGTGTCGTCTTGCTTGAGCGTTGCGCAGCGGCCATCGAAGTGGGCCACGCCATACATCGTTGCTTCCTGCTGCGCCGCGCCTGGTGGTGAGCATCCCGAACAGGGGATCCACGAGTGGCCGAGCCCAAGCGCATGGCCGATCTCGTGCGTGGCGATCTCGCGCACTTTGCAGTGGTCGTCGTAATCGCAACTGGCGTATGGGTTGAACGACACGTGGCCGGTGTTGCCGGCATAGAAGGTCACGCCGTTCACTACACGCGTCTGCCCCGCATCCCAGTTCAAGCCGCCAATGGCGAGAATGCTGGCGCAGCCCGGCGTCGGCCCGAACTGGCCGTCACAGTTGTTGAAGGTGATCGTGTTGGTGCCGCGCGCGAAACAGTAATTGCCAGTGCTGCCGACGATGGCGCGCATCGCGCAACCGGGAATCGTTGACCATGCATTCATAGCGGCAACGACATCATCAATCGTCCCCGGCGGCGCGCTTTCGAGGTTGACGTTGAAGGCGACGGGCAGATTGCTGTCGGGCTCGAACCAGCGCACCGGCGGATTGGTGATGAAGTTGAATTCCGCATGGATGCCGCCCGCGGCAACACGGCTGTAGCCCGGCGGCTCCGCGAGCAAAGCGACGTTGCTATAGTGGGCGCGCTCGAAGTCGCGGGCGCGCTCGCGGTTGATGATTAGCCGCGCACGCACCAACGCCGTGTAAGCGGCAAGCTCCATGCGACTGGTCGCCGGGCCGCGCGCGCCGTCTGCATGCGGACGCTCTTCGACGACGACGTTAGCGTCCGGCCCCTCGCGTGTGACCATCGTCTTGCCGGTCGCCGCCTCACGGGTGACGGTGAATTTGCCCAGGAAGAGTTGATGCACGCGCAGGCCGCCATCGTTCCATGTGTCGAGGTAGAGCAGGACTTCTTCATCGGGCTTGAATTGCGGCGCGCCAAAGACGAGGTTGCCCTGCAAGCCGACCTGCCCGCCGGGCTCTTTAAGGACGATGCGGCGCGCCGTCAGGTGGCCTTTGATCACTTCGTTGACGCGCACGGTGACGTAGGTATAGATGCGGCCTTGCGGGTCGAAGTCGCAGGTGACGGCAAGCACGCGACCCCGGATGATGGCGCGGGCGCCGACGATCATGTCGTCATCGGCAGGAATGATCACGGTCGTTGCCGAAGCGCTCGCGGCACAGACCGTCAGCACCGCAAACAACACAACCCATCGCAGACCAAACAGGCGAAGCGCAAGACGCATACAGCCTCCGACGCGGGGGCGCTGAAATAGAAATGTTGATGAAACCCTGCGGGATACCTGTGGGACGCAACGCGACGGCAAAGGCTTGCGAGGCAAGGGGCGTCAAAACCTGAGATGAAGCCCCGCGCATCCGCCGGATGTCGTACCGGCGAATAACTTACTGCGCCGCCGGCCACGGTGTCAATCGAAGAAATTTACTGTCGGATGCGCGGCGGCGCATTCAGCCGCCGCGCATCCTTGTGCCATGAAAGCGCAGATGCTGATATAATCGCCGCCAAGAAGGAGGCGCTCTATGATCAATCGGCGGACATGGTTTATGGCGCTGGCGCTCATGCTCGTTCTGGCCGCCGCCGCCGAGGCGCAGCGCAGCACGATTCGCGGCAAGGTGCGCACCCCCGGCGGCAGCACGGTCAATAACGCCATCGTCGAGCTGCGCCTCGGCGGCGGCGGCATGCTGGCGCAGACGGTGACGCGCAACGATGGCGATTTCGCTTTCAGTGGCCTTGAGCCTGCCGAATACGAAGTCGCTGTGGTCATGGCAGGCTTCCAGCCGGCGGCGCAGATGGTGCGCTTTGATAACGACGGCGGCATGCGGCTCATGCAATTCGTCAACGTCGAGATCGTTATCCGCCCAAAGCCTGACGCCGCCCCGCTCGTGCCGACGACCCTATTCGCGCAAGACGTGCCGAAAGCGGCGCGCGCCGCTTACGAGCGAGCGATCAGCAAACTCCACGAAGGCAGGGCGGCGGAAGCCGTCGAGCTACTGCGCGCCGCCATCGCCGAATTCAGCGATTACTTCGACGCCCACTACATGCTCGGGCAGGAGTTGTTCCGCGCCGGCCAGGACCGCGAGGCGCTTGAAGAGTTGGAGCGGGCGCGGCAGATCAATGACCGGCAGGACGCGGTCTATCACCTGTTCGGCTTGATTATGTTCAAGGAGAAAAAATACGCGCTGGCGCAGCGCGCTTTCCGCGAGGCCGAGACCTTGAAGCCGGCCAACCCGCTGCCGCACTTTCACCGCGGCGTCGCTTTGATCGAGCTGGCCATACGCGAAGACAATCCGCAGCGCGAAGCCGATTTCGGAGACGCCGAGCATGAACTGAATCGCGCCTGGGAGCTGAGCGACCAGCGCATGAACGAAGTGCGCTTGCAGCTCGCCCGCGTCTACGAGCGGCGCGGCAACAAAGAGGCGGCGGCGCGCGAGCTTGAGGCTTACCTGAAATCCGAGCCGGAAGCCCGCAACGCCGCCAGTGTTCGAGAAGCGCTGGTCAAGCTGCGCAGCAAGAAGAGCGACAAGTGATGTGGATTGACCGACAACGCTGACCGGCGCGCGAAAAGACAACCGTTGACGGCGCGCCCGGCGTTGCCTATGATGGAATCTCCTCCGCGTAAGCGAGTCACCTGCCCCTCGATTCACACTTAAAGACCGACGACCGACGACCGATGACCGGCGACTTGCGGCAGCCTGCCTGCCAGCGGACAGGTCAACGGTAATCAGACGGCGCGCGGCGATCAGCATTGGGAGCAAACGTGTTCAACAAGAAGAGCGGTTATCTCGCCTGTGCGCTGCTGCTGCTGCTTACGGCAGTCACGTCAGCGCAAACGCTGCAACGCGACATGGAGAAAGAGCAGCGCATCTGGCAAGCGCTACAAGCCATCGCGCCCGATATGGTCGAGACCTTTAAGGCAGCGACGGCGGCGCTCGACAAGAACGACTTTGCCGAAGCCGTGCGACTCTACGAACTCGTCTACAAAAAAGCGCCGAACTATGACGTGGTGATGCGGCGGCTCGGCGGCTCGCTGGTGTTGAGCGGGCGCAACCAGGAAGGCTTCGCTTTGCTTGAAGCGGCGGTGAAGAAAAAAGAATCGGCGGAGAATTTTTTTAGTGTCGCGCAATTTCTGGCGATGCCGGCCGACGGCAGCCAGCCGCGCCGTGAAAACCTTGAACGCGCCCTGCCCTACGTCCGCCAGGCCGCCGACCTCAATCATGACAACGACCCGCGCTATCTCATCCTCTGGGCAATGATCTCGGTCAAGACGGGCCGCCTGGAGTACGTGCGGCAGGCCGCCGCGCGCCTGATGCAGACGCATCCCGACATCATGGAAACGCATTACTTCAACGCCTGGGTCGGGGTTGAAGACAAGGACTGGCGCAAGGTCGAAAGCGAGTTGCGGCAGGCGCAGGCGATGGGGCTGTCGCTGACGGCGGCTGAAGAAGTGCGCGACGCCGCCGGCTTGCGTTCGCGGGGGTCGGTCTGGCGTTATGTGCAGTACGCGCTTTATGCCATCGGCGCATGCCTTGTCGGGCTTGAGTTACTATTCGTGTTCCGCAGGGCTTCTTCGAAAAGAGCGCGGCGCCGGCTTGAAACCAGCGAGCCGGATGCGGTAGCCAGCCAGTAGCGATTGCGCAAGAGGTAGCAAAAATTGCATAGCCGTCACAGGCGCGAAAGGAACTCGCGCACGACTTCCTTCACGTCGCGCTTGTCGCCGTCAACGGCGTAATTCAAGCGCCGCATCTCGGCGTCGGTCAGGTGGCCGGCCAGCTGGTTCACCGCCTCGCGGATTTGCGGGTAGCGGTCGAGCGTGTCACGGCGAAAGACCGGCGCGGCTTCGTAAGGCGGGAAGTAGTGGCGGTCGTCTTCGAGCTGCACCAGCCCCAGCCGATCAATCAGCCCATCGGTCGAGTTGCCGGCGATCAAATCCACCTGGCCCCGCGCTAATGCTTGATACGTTAAGGATAGGTCCATCTCGCGCGGCGGCTCGGCAAACTTCAATCCGTAAGTCCGCGCAAATCCCGGATAGCCATCTTCGCGTGACATGAAATCCTGGCCGAAGCCGGCACGCCATCGCGGCGCATAAGCCGCGGCCTGCGAGACCGTCTTCAAGCTCAAGCGCCGCGCCTCGTCGCCGCGCACCAGAATGGCGAACGTGTTATTGAAGCCGAGCGGCGCCAGCCATTCGCAACTGAACTGCTCGCCATAATCTCGCCGCACCTGATCGTAGACGGCGCGCGGGTCGCTGATGGGTTGATGCTTCAAGATGGCCGTGAAGGCCGTGCCGGTGTATTCGACGTAAGCGTCTATCTGCCCCGAAAGCAAAGCGCGATGCACGAGGTCGCCGCCCAGCTCGAATTGTCGCTCGACCTGAATATCCGTCTTCGACTCGATAGTCTGCGCCAGCAGCTCTGCGAGGATGAGCGACTCGGTGAAGTCTTTCGAGCCGACGACGATGTGGCGTGCGCTCGACGTACCGGCGTTGTGGCTGAAGAAGAAAACTGCTGCCACGATAATCACGGTCAGCCCCGCCGCCGCGATCAACCCGCCGATGGCTCTGCCGCCGTGCCGAGCGCCGGCCGCAAGCCTTCTTTCAACCCAGCCCAGCGCGAAATCGGCTCCCAGAGCCATTAACGCGGCAGGCAGGGCACCGGCCAGCACCAGTGTGTTGTTGCTGCCGCCGCCACGGAGGCCGCGAAAGATATAAACGCCGAGGCCGCCCGCGCCGATGGCGGCGGCAATTGTCGCCGTGCCGATGGCAATCACCGTCGCCACGCGCAAGCCGGCGATGATGACATTCATCGCCAGCGGCAGCTCAACCTGCGTCAGCATCTGGCGATCAGTCATGCCCAGGCCGCGCGCCGCTTCGCGCACTGCCGGGTCTACGCCGTTGATGCCGGTGAAGGTGTTGCGAATGATCGGCAGCAGCGAATAGAGAAACAGCGCGATGATAGCCGGCACGTAGCCGATGCCTTGTCTGCCGAGCAGTGGAATCAAAAAGCCGAATAGCGCCAGGCTCGGAATCGTCTGCAAGACGTTGGCCGTCGCCAGCACCGGCTTGCTGAGCGCGGGCCGCCGCGTCAACAAGATGCCAATCGGCACCCCGACCAGGGCCGCCGCGCCCGTCGCCACCATGACCAAAAGCAGGTGCTGCAAGACGAGTTGCAACACCTCGCCGCGGTTTTCGATGAAGAATCTGAGCAAAGACATAAGGGGAAGGAGTCAGGAGTCAGAAGACAGAATGAAAAAGGAAGCCGGCGGCAGTGAGCAACCTCGTCGCGCCTCCTTCCTCATTCTAACTCCTGACTCCTGACTTCTGACTTCCGAGTTCTGACTTCCGATTCCAGCGTTTCCAAGAAGGCTTGCGCTTCGGGCTCAGTTGAATGCGTGAACGCGTCGGGCGTGTCGAGCGCCACCAGTTGCCCATCTTTGAACAGGCCGATGCGCGAGGCCAGCGCAAAGGCTTCGCGGATGTCGTGCGTGACGAAGACGATGGTCTTCTGCAAGCGCTCGGCCAGTTGTGCGAACTCGCGTTGCAGCTCGGCGCGCGTCAGCGGGTCGAGCGCGCCGAACGGCTCGTCCATTAAGATTACCGGCGGATCGGCGGCGAGCGCGCGGGCGACGCCGACGCGCTGGCGCTGGCCGCCCGACAGCTCACGCGGATAGCGCGCCGCGAACACTTCGGGGTCGAGGCCGACAAGCGTGAGCAGCTCGCACACTCGCGCACGGGTGCGGTCTTCCGGCCAGCCTTCCAGTCGCGGCACCAGTCCGACGTTGCGCTCGACGGTGAAGTGCGGGAACAGGCCGGTCTCTTGAATCACGTAGCCGATGTGGCGGCGCAGGCGTATCGCATCCCAGTCGCACGTCGCTCGGCCTTCGACGGCGACGGTGCCGGCGGTCGGATCATAGAGACGATTGATCAGCTTGAGGGTCGTCGTCTTGCCTGAGCCGCTGCGGCCCAGCAGCACGAGCGTTTCGCCGCGCCGGACGGCAAAGCTGACGCCATTGACGATCTGCTTGCCATTCATCGCTAACGCCACATCGCGAAATTCGATAACGGTCTCGATTGCGGATTGCGGATTGCGGATTGCGGATTGCGGGAGTAAGCAAGCTTTCCGGTTCCGCAATCCTGCATTCGCAACCCACACGCAAAAACAGTGCGTCAGGACCACCCCGATAATCCGCGATCCGCGATCCGCAATCCGCAATCAAAGGAGACGAATACATGGAATTTGAATTCACCGGTCGTCACATGGACATCTCCCCGGCGATTGAGCAGTTGGCCCGGAAGGAGCTGGGAAAGCTCGACAAGATTCTCGATTCGACGCCCCTGCGCGCGCACGTCACGGTCACTTCCGAAAAACATCGCAAGGCCGCGGAGATCGTCGTCTACTGGCGCGATTCGGTCTTCACCGCAGTCGGCGAAAATACCGACGCCGGGCAATCGGTTACCTCGGCAGCGCAGCGCGTCGTCAAGCAGGCCATGCGCTTGAAAGAGAAGTTCAAGACGCGCAAGCGCAGCCGCGCCTCGGTCAAAGAAGTCGCGCCAGTTCCCGGCGGCAGCCTGCCGGCGGCGGCGGCGGCGGCGGCGCGCATCGTCCAGGAGCGGCGCTACCGCGTCAAGCCGATGACCCAGGAAGAGGCGGCGCTGCTGCTCGCGGATTCCGATGACCTCTTCATCGTCTTCCGCGACGCCGAGTCGAATAAGGTCGGCGTGCTCTATAATCGCACCGACGGCAACTATGGATTGATCGAACCCTGAAGCAGGGATTAGGGGCTGGGGACCAGGGGCTAGATTTTCTCTGGTCCCCGGCCCCCGGCCCCTAGCCCCCAGCCCCTGTTTTATGAGTGTTTCTGTCGTCATCATCACGGGCGTGTCGGGGTCGGGGATGAGCTCGGCGCTCAAGGCGTTTGAAGACCTCGGCTACTTTGCCATTGATAACCTGCCGATCCAGCTCATCCCGACCTTCGTCCGCTT from Blastocatellia bacterium includes:
- a CDS encoding glycine--tRNA ligase; the encoded protein is MADIETITSLAKRRGFAFQSSEIYGGLGSVWDYGPLGVELKNNIKRAWWRSVVYERDDMVGLDAGLLMNRLVWKYSGHEATFSDPLVDCRKCKSRLRADKLEGDKCPNCGSTDLTEPRQFNLMFRTTVGAVEDESGLAYLRPETAQGIFVNFKNVLDTTNRKLPFGVAQIGKAFRNEITPGNFIFRTREFEQMEIEFFVKPPQVLKPGEMTDEEWHERWVEDRYNWHLELGMNPQNLRKYYQTKDELAHYAKGCVDLQYRFFPEREDEQKQWDELEGIANRTDFDLKAHSKKPVNDEGKRLNPDSTADLTYFDHESNQHVFPFVIEPSAGVDRKVLAFLMDAYTEEEVRGEKRVVLRLHPELAPIKVAVLPLAKNKEPIVNLAKEIKRNLTRTGGLRAVYDDTAGIGKLYRRQDEVGTPFCVTVDHQSLEDNQVTIRERDSMAQERVPVAELAKTIGQKLGMPVCV
- a CDS encoding MerR family transcriptional regulator — its product is MSNKVAGWYRASEFAELTGVTVRALHHYDRLGLLRPARRTRAGYRLYADHDVARLEQIVALKFIGLSLKEIKTVLEGEALDLATTLRLQREIISRKRGALDRAIAAIERAERMIGAQGEAPLDAFKQIIEVINMENDTNWMMQYYSEAARKKIEERAKDWTPEKQAKAQADWAALFKDVEAAMAEGVDPASERAQQLATRWDDLIRGFTGGDPEVTAGLKRLYSDRANWPTTFEQPFRNDHAAFVNQARAHRQKES
- a CDS encoding putative Ig domain-containing protein, whose protein sequence is MRLALRLFGLRWVVLFAVLTVCAASASATTVIIPADDDMIVGARAIIRGRVLAVTCDFDPQGRIYTYVTVRVNEVIKGHLTARRIVLKEPGGQVGLQGNLVFGAPQFKPDEEVLLYLDTWNDGGLRVHQLFLGKFTVTREAATGKTMVTREGPDANVVVEERPHADGARGPATSRMELAAYTALVRARLIINRERARDFERAHYSNVALLAEPPGYSRVAAGGIHAEFNFITNPPVRWFEPDSNLPVAFNVNLESAPPGTIDDVVAAMNAWSTIPGCAMRAIVGSTGNYCFARGTNTITFNNCDGQFGPTPGCASILAIGGLNWDAGQTRVVNGVTFYAGNTGHVSFNPYASCDYDDHCKVREIATHEIGHALGLGHSWIPCSGCSPPGAAQQEATMYGVAHFDGRCATLKQDDTNGILFMYPAAGAGPGPLTIITTSPLQFGFIDHVYSQSLVASGGTPPYRWSLADAGALPPGFAFNASGFVGGTPTGEGTYVFTVQVTDAVNATSQKDFGITITRASSSLNSTFDSQEVPTKLEPGQNFPVVIRFLNSGAQAWGTSGLYVRSQNPTDNALWGGNIVPIFGNPIAPGESLEARFIAFAPRTSGVYDFQWQLYQDGQGWFGQMSTNVRITVGDGVPPLKITGAASAEAVQGQAFTMPLAATGGSSPYTWTVTAGALPQGLTLNRESGLLAGVAVASGAATCTVAVSDAQSRHDERVMTITVLPPPVPALEMTTAQLAAGQQGVAYSQPLAAVGGKPPYVWSMAEGSLPAGLALNAASGAISGMPSVSGTFNITLAVSDADAHTARKPFTLTISAPQLTMQLATLIEASVGQAFSYQPAAAGGRQPYTWAITAGALPAGLALNGASGLISGTPTAAGSFAVGITVRDPDSRSVNGNLTIKVTDPATIPAISSVKYKGGKKLMVFGERFNAAAVLMIDGLQTAANPNDNSFVVKRLTLATGTHEVKVMNPGGVASAPFILTVN
- a CDS encoding tetratricopeptide repeat protein, giving the protein MINRRTWFMALALMLVLAAAAEAQRSTIRGKVRTPGGSTVNNAIVELRLGGGGMLAQTVTRNDGDFAFSGLEPAEYEVAVVMAGFQPAAQMVRFDNDGGMRLMQFVNVEIVIRPKPDAAPLVPTTLFAQDVPKAARAAYERAISKLHEGRAAEAVELLRAAIAEFSDYFDAHYMLGQELFRAGQDREALEELERARQINDRQDAVYHLFGLIMFKEKKYALAQRAFREAETLKPANPLPHFHRGVALIELAIREDNPQREADFGDAEHELNRAWELSDQRMNEVRLQLARVYERRGNKEAAARELEAYLKSEPEARNAASVREALVKLRSKKSDK
- a CDS encoding glycine betaine ABC transporter substrate-binding protein; translated protein: MSLLRFFIENRGEVLQLVLQHLLLVMVATGAAALVGVPIGILLTRRPALSKPVLATANVLQTIPSLALFGFLIPLLGRQGIGYVPAIIALFLYSLLPIIRNTFTGINGVDPAVREAARGLGMTDRQMLTQVELPLAMNVIIAGLRVATVIAIGTATIAAAIGAGGLGVYIFRGLRGGGSNNTLVLAGALPAALMALGADFALGWVERRLAAGARHGGRAIGGLIAAAGLTVIIVAAVFFFSHNAGTSSARHIVVGSKDFTESLILAELLAQTIESKTDIQVERQFELGGDLVHRALLSGQIDAYVEYTGTAFTAILKHQPISDPRAVYDQVRRDYGEQFSCEWLAPLGFNNTFAILVRGDEARRLSLKTVSQAAAYAPRWRAGFGQDFMSREDGYPGFARTYGLKFAEPPREMDLSLTYQALARGQVDLIAGNSTDGLIDRLGLVQLEDDRHYFPPYEAAPVFRRDTLDRYPQIREAVNQLAGHLTDAEMRRLNYAVDGDKRDVKEVVREFLSRL
- a CDS encoding ATP-binding cassette domain-containing protein, with product MNGKQIVNGVSFAVRRGETLVLLGRSGSGKTTTLKLINRLYDPTAGTVAVEGRATCDWDAIRLRRHIGYVIQETGLFPHFTVERNVGLVPRLEGWPEDRTRARVCELLTLVGLDPEVFAARYPRELSGGQRQRVGVARALAADPPVILMDEPFGALDPLTRAELQREFAQLAERLQKTIVFVTHDIREAFALASRIGLFKDGQLVALDTPDAFTHSTEPEAQAFLETLESEVRTRKSEVRSQELE
- the raiA gene encoding ribosome-associated translation inhibitor RaiA, whose translation is MEFEFTGRHMDISPAIEQLARKELGKLDKILDSTPLRAHVTVTSEKHRKAAEIVVYWRDSVFTAVGENTDAGQSVTSAAQRVVKQAMRLKEKFKTRKRSRASVKEVAPVPGGSLPAAAAAAARIVQERRYRVKPMTQEEAALLLADSDDLFIVFRDAESNKVGVLYNRTDGNYGLIEP